A region from the Alnus glutinosa chromosome 5, dhAlnGlut1.1, whole genome shotgun sequence genome encodes:
- the LOC133867800 gene encoding disease resistance protein RPM1-like — protein sequence MTETVVTLVINELVQLIVHESKLLRGVHKQVEDIRDELESIQCFLKDTDKGGDLQDGVKTWVKQVREVAYHIEDVIDEYVLHMAQRLHQQSFLAFLHKIGRLLKKIKPHHDIATKIQDIKLLVREIKERRERYGFSSSDQGSSSRATNVTWHDPRVGSLFIEEDEVVGIEPTRDELVSWLVGEVSKRSVISVVGMGGIGKTTLTKKVYENESVKGHFDCRVWVTVSQSYNVSKILMSMTKQIYQAKVTTPGKIDMTDEITQISQLRKCLQQKRYIVVFDDVWKIEFWEIVKHALPCNDRGSRIIITTRNDLIGVSCKESLYDQVHKLQPLSQDKAWELFCKKAFQTEFQGGCPRELVTLSMDIVRKCEGLPLAIVAIGGLLSTKEKVPLEWKKLNDSLNFELECNPHLTSITNILSLSYHDLPCYLKSCYLYFSIFPEDYSIDCFRLIWLWVAEGFIEGKKGKPLEDVAKEYLMELIHRNLVQVSFGELDYDIYRKCRIHDLLHEIILSKAEELNLCQVFEASNTTFRGKSRCLSIHDARENVFETSEYSRVRSIFLFNTNKIPRSFIVKLFKKFKLLKVLDFEDAPIDYLPQEVGNLFHLKNLSLRRTKVKMLPKSVGRLQNLQTLNVVETAIRELPIEILRIYKLRHLLAHSHDFEIKKYSFHSERGVKIHEGFGCLNNLQTLVIIEANHHGDGLFEELGKLSQLRILGISKMTAERGRALCTSIQNMVHLKSLFVFSISEDEIIDLQSISSSPPFLEHIHLWGRLKKLPNWILKLQNLGTLVLFFSSLKEDPLSCVQVLPNLVTLSLIHAYDGEHLHFEEGGFRKLKKLILRELKKLKMVEIDRGSLPSLEQLEIGPCPQMKELPSGIQDLESLKILDFYEMQREFVLRMQPDTGEDYWKVKKVTIIRLKYRIKGEQYQIYKLGDLDLLERLQE from the coding sequence ATGACAGAAACCGTTGTGACCCTTGTCATCAACGAGCTAGTTCAGTTGATCGTTCATGAATCAAAATTGCTACGGGGTGTCCACAAGCAAGTTGAGGACATTCGAGATGAACTAGAGAGCATCCAATGTTTTCTCAAAGATACAGATAAAGGAGGAGACCTCCAAGATGGTGTCAAAACGTGGGTGAAACAAGTGAGAGAAGTAGCATATCATATAGAAGACGTAATAGATGAATACGTTCTTCACATGGCACAACGTCTTCATCAGCAAAGTTTTCTTGCTTTTCTCCATAAAATTGGtcgtttattgaaaaaaataaaaccacatCATGACATAGCTACCAAGATTCAAGATATCAAACTATTAGTCCGTGAAATCAAGGAACGAAGAGAAAGATATGGTTTTAGTTCCTCAGATCAAGGATCAAGTAGTAGAGCAACAAATGTTACATGGCATGACCCTCGAGTGGGTTCACTTTTCATTGAGGAAGATGAAGTTGTGGGTATTGAGCCTACGAGGGATGAACTCGTAAGTTGGTTGGTGGGGGAAGTATCTAAACGCTCTGTCATTTCAGTGGTAGGCATGGGCGGAATTGGTAAGACAACTCTTACAAAGAAAGTATATGAAAATGAATCAGTCAAGGGACATTTTGATTGCCGGGTTTGGGTCACTGTGTCTCAGTCATACAACGTGTCAAAGATACTCATGTCCATGACAAAGCAAATCTACCAGGCAAAAGTAACTACTCCGGGGAAAATAGACATGACAGATGAGATCACACAAATTAGCCAGCTGAGGAAATGTTTACAGCAAAAGAGGTATATTGTGGTTTTTGATGATGTCTGGAAGATAGAGTTTTGGGAAATTGTGAAACATGCTTTACCATGCAATGACAGAGGCAGTAGGATTATCATCACAACACGCAATGATCTCATTGGTGTTTCTTGTAAAGAATCTTTATATGATCAAGTGCACAAGCTACAACCTCTATCTCAAGACAAGGCTTGGGAATTGTTTTGCAAAAAGGCATTCCAGACTGAGTTTCAAGGGGGTTGTCCAAGAGAGCTGGTGACACTGTCGATGGACATTGTCAGAAAATGTGAAGGCCTCCCACTTGCAATAGTTGCCATAGGTGGTCTTCTGTCAACAAAGGAGAAGGTGCCGTTAGAATGGAAAAAGTTGAACGATAGCCTCAATTTTGAGCTAGAATGTAATCCCCACCTTACAAGTATCActaacattctctctctcagttATCATGATCTTCCGTGCTATCTAAAGTCATGCTACTTGTACTTCAGCATTTTTCCGGAGGACTACTCAATCGATTGTTTTAGATTAATTTGGCTATGGGTAGCTGAGGGCTTTATAGAAGGGAAGAAGGGAAAACCATTGGAAGACGTAGCGAAAGAATACTTAATGGAGCTCATCCATAGAAACTTGGTTCAAGTTTCATTTGGGGAACTTGATTATGATATATACAGAAAGTGTAGAATCCATGATCTGCTGCATGAAATCATCCTATCAAAGGCTGAAGAGTTGAATTTATGTCAAGTTTTTGAAGCAAGTAACACAACTTTCCGTGGGAAAAGTCGGTGCCTTTCAATCCACGATGCTAGAGAAAATGTTTTTGAGACAAGTGAGTACTCTCGGGTTCgttctatttttctcttcaacACTAACAAAATTCCTAGGTCTTTCATAGTTAAATTGTTCAAAAAGTTCAAGCTTTTGAAAGTGTTGGATTTTGAAGATGCTCCTATAGATTATCTTCCTCAAGAAGTGGGGAATTTATTCCACTTGAAGAACTTAAGTTTGAGGAGAACAAAAGTGAAAATGCTTCCAAAGTCAGTAGGTAGACTACAGAACCTACAAACACTAAATGTCGTGGAAACCGCAATTCGTGAACTACCAATTGAGATATTAAGGATTTATAAGCTGAGACATCTTTTGGCTCATTCTCATGACttcgaaattaaaaaatatagctTTCATTCTGAGCGAGGAGTAAAAATACATGAAGGGTTTGGATGTTTAAACAATTTGCAAACACTAGTAATTATTGAGGCAAATCATCATGGGGATGGTCTATTTGAAGAGCTTGGAAAGTTAAGTCAATTGAGGATTTTGGGTATTTCAAAGATGACTGCAGAACGTGGGAGGGCTCTATGTACCTCCATACAAAATATGGTCCACCTTAAATCTTTGTTTGTATTCTCAATTAGTGAAGATGAGATTATAGACTTACAATCAATTTCATCATCACCTCCATTTCTAGAGCATATCCATCTATGGGGGCGATTGAAGAAGTTGCCCAACTGGATTCTGAAGCTTCAGAATCTGGGCACACTagtcttatttttttcatcattgAAGGAAGATCCATTGTCGTGTGTCCAGGTTTTGCCAAATCTAGTTACCCTTTCTCTCATTCATGCTTATGATGGGGAGCATCTGCATTTTGAGGAAGGTGGTTTTCGAAAACTCAAGAAGCTTATACTTAGAGagttgaaaaaattgaagatggTAGAAATAGACAGGGGATCACTGCCCAGTCTTGAGCAACTAGAGATTGGGCCATGCCCACAGATGAAGGAGCTACCCTCTGGAATCCAGGACCTGGAAAGCCTAAAGATTCTTGACTTCTATGAAATGCAACGAGAATTTGTCCTACGCATGCAGCCTGATACAGGCGAAGATTATTGGAAAGTCAAGAAGGTAACTATTATCCGTCTCAAGTATAGGATTAAAGgagaacaatatcaaatataCAAGTTGGGTGACTTGGACTTGTTGGAGCGTCTACAAGAGTGA